The following proteins are co-located in the Gloeocapsa sp. PCC 7428 genome:
- a CDS encoding O-antigen ligase — protein sequence MKNFLKFAEDSFTVTALILFTGGILAVMLSPDGTSAEGNPLFQLIWFVVYAIAAGLLLVHWKAFIRVITTSHLNIALLFVIAAIGVAVFSHYWSVAPSVTLRRSFALLGTSIFGIYFSVRYQPREQLKLLGWAFGLMVVLSFVFAIAVPRYGIDVYPHAGAWRGVFAQKNNLGRAMTLSSLVFLLLAFDKTKYRWILWTGFILSFALLLLSTSKTSLLVTLTAFALLPLYRALRWRSTVFLPIFIISILIASAISILVVSEVDTLLGLIGKDATFTGRTPLWEAVWVMIVQRPWLGYGYNAFWLGWQSYSSFVWEFVRWTPPHAHNGFLDLWLDIGLLGVIVFTLSLLFAFLQAIRKTRQDKRIEFLFPITYLSILLLFNMTYSTILSRNDIYWVLYISVLFWKPLKQSVEDLAEKKIYKQTYPLKGY from the coding sequence ATGAAAAACTTTTTGAAATTCGCCGAAGATAGCTTTACGGTTACGGCTTTAATCTTGTTTACAGGCGGTATACTTGCTGTTATGTTAAGCCCTGATGGTACCTCGGCAGAAGGAAATCCGCTATTTCAATTAATTTGGTTTGTCGTTTATGCGATCGCCGCAGGTTTGCTACTAGTTCACTGGAAAGCTTTTATACGAGTTATTACTACCTCTCATCTAAACATAGCTTTACTTTTTGTAATAGCGGCAATAGGAGTTGCTGTATTCTCACACTATTGGTCCGTAGCACCATCTGTAACTCTACGCCGTAGTTTTGCGTTATTAGGAACAAGTATTTTTGGTATTTATTTTTCCGTAAGATATCAACCAAGAGAGCAACTAAAACTCCTCGGTTGGGCATTTGGTCTGATGGTCGTACTCAGCTTTGTTTTTGCTATAGCTGTACCAAGGTATGGCATTGATGTTTATCCTCATGCAGGCGCATGGCGTGGGGTTTTTGCTCAAAAGAATAATTTGGGTCGTGCCATGACTTTAAGTTCTCTGGTATTTTTGCTCTTGGCATTTGACAAAACTAAGTATCGATGGATTCTATGGACTGGCTTTATTCTCTCGTTTGCGCTTTTACTTCTTTCCACCTCTAAAACATCGCTACTAGTTACTCTTACTGCTTTTGCTCTTCTACCTTTATACAGAGCTTTACGATGGCGCTCAACGGTCTTTTTACCTATATTTATTATTTCAATTTTGATTGCTAGTGCTATATCTATCTTGGTCGTGAGTGAAGTAGATACTTTACTAGGCTTAATTGGAAAAGACGCAACGTTTACAGGAAGAACACCGCTATGGGAAGCTGTTTGGGTAATGATCGTGCAGCGCCCCTGGTTAGGTTATGGCTACAATGCCTTCTGGCTGGGATGGCAAAGTTATTCTAGTTTCGTATGGGAGTTTGTCCGGTGGACACCTCCTCATGCTCATAATGGTTTTCTAGATTTATGGCTTGATATAGGATTGTTAGGAGTTATTGTATTTACACTAAGCTTGCTATTTGCTTTTTTGCAAGCTATTCGTAAGACTCGACAAGATAAAAGAATTGAATTTTTGTTTCCTATTACTTATTTAAGTATTTTATTACTATTTAATATGACATACAGTACAATTCTATCGCGTAACGATATATATTGGGTACTCTACATATCAGTATTGTTTTGGAAACCCTTAAAACAATCCGTAGAAGACTTAGCCGAGAAAAAAATATACAAACAAACATATCCATTGAAAGGATATTAA
- a CDS encoding nitrous oxide reductase family maturation protein NosD, protein MNSKINWQQLKAFLLTKSLLTILFVVPGVASANSNNSVPQMKTTNYAIPSDAYFVAPDGKDTNTGRSVNSPWSVEKAIAAAPNGATIIFRGGVYRDVQTNIRKRLTLQAYPNEKPWIKGSVVVNDWVKEGNIWRKDDWNYSFPFKGQPQSLDPNYPLAGHRDMVFINNIAQRQVGSKSQVVPGTFYVDPANQKLYIGSDPSGKMVESTTKEFAFTTAHSSENTVIRGLGITHYADTAIRVIRANVTLENNTLTWNGLNAVLLTSTDAVLRGNIISYNGRQGVSGVYAHRMLVENNVLSHNNTENFSKNWDSAGIKTIWTDGLVWRNNLVERNNGMGLWIDESTTNSTVVNNVVRRNGSIGIMFEISHKGIIASNLVYDNAPAGIMVMNASSARIYNNTLARNRANLLIKETPRNNTKVNEIADGITWITRNTVVKNNILWNSNGSSFFAPSCELREPSRQMIPVTDYNAYYRPEPNQPRNFLVWGLSGSQCFSTFRTLASFASATGLESNGLEFTSSNDPFFVSAPADDFRLKWGSPAIRRGEALPADVAQAIGVPAGRTVDLGVLSSEVLAAH, encoded by the coding sequence ATGAATAGCAAAATTAATTGGCAACAACTTAAGGCTTTCTTATTGACCAAGAGTTTATTAACAATATTATTCGTTGTTCCTGGAGTAGCTTCGGCAAATAGTAACAACTCTGTTCCTCAAATGAAAACGACTAATTATGCAATTCCTAGTGATGCTTATTTTGTAGCTCCAGATGGAAAAGACACAAACACTGGTAGATCTGTTAATTCTCCTTGGTCAGTTGAAAAAGCAATAGCAGCTGCTCCTAATGGTGCCACAATTATCTTTCGAGGTGGTGTGTATCGGGATGTACAAACTAATATTCGTAAAAGGCTGACTTTACAAGCTTATCCAAATGAGAAACCTTGGATTAAAGGCAGTGTTGTTGTTAATGATTGGGTAAAAGAAGGTAATATTTGGCGCAAAGATGACTGGAATTATTCTTTCCCTTTCAAAGGTCAGCCGCAATCACTTGATCCGAATTACCCGTTAGCTGGACATCGAGATATGGTGTTTATTAATAACATTGCGCAACGGCAAGTCGGTAGCAAATCTCAAGTTGTCCCTGGCACTTTTTATGTCGATCCAGCTAATCAAAAACTTTATATTGGCAGCGATCCATCTGGCAAAATGGTTGAATCTACAACTAAAGAATTTGCCTTTACTACTGCTCACTCCTCAGAAAACACTGTAATTAGAGGATTGGGAATTACACACTACGCTGACACCGCTATTAGGGTTATCAGAGCAAATGTTACATTAGAAAATAATACGCTTACGTGGAATGGTTTGAATGCAGTTTTACTAACTTCTACAGATGCCGTATTAAGAGGTAACATCATTAGCTATAACGGACGTCAGGGAGTATCAGGCGTTTATGCTCACCGTATGTTAGTAGAAAATAACGTCCTAAGTCATAACAATACCGAAAACTTCTCAAAAAACTGGGATTCAGCAGGTATTAAAACGATTTGGACTGATGGTTTAGTGTGGCGTAACAATCTTGTCGAACGCAATAATGGGATGGGTTTGTGGATCGATGAATCTACAACAAACTCTACAGTTGTCAATAATGTCGTCCGTAGAAACGGCAGTATCGGCATTATGTTTGAAATTTCCCACAAAGGAATTATTGCTTCAAATCTGGTATATGACAATGCTCCTGCTGGAATTATGGTCATGAATGCTTCAAGTGCTCGTATCTACAACAACACTCTAGCACGCAACCGTGCTAACCTCTTAATCAAAGAAACACCACGTAACAACACAAAAGTCAACGAGATTGCAGATGGTATTACTTGGATTACACGCAACACCGTTGTCAAGAACAATATTTTATGGAACTCGAACGGTTCTAGTTTCTTTGCTCCTAGCTGTGAATTAAGAGAGCCATCAAGACAAATGATCCCTGTTACTGATTACAATGCATACTATCGTCCAGAACCAAATCAACCACGAAACTTTCTAGTTTGGGGGTTAAGTGGTAGCCAATGCTTTAGTACATTCCGAACCTTAGCTAGCTTCGCCTCAGCTACAGGGCTAGAGTCTAATGGATTAGAATTTACAAGCAGTAACGATCCATTTTTTGTTAGTGCGCCAGCTGATGATTTCAGGTTGAAATGGGGTAGCCCTGCAATTAGGCGTGGGGAAGCATTGCCCGCAGATGTTGCTCAGGCGATCGGAGTTCCCGCTGGAAGAACAGTTGATTTAGGTGTATTATCGTCTGAGGTATTGGCTGCACATTAA
- a CDS encoding glycosyltransferase family 2 protein, producing MKKVSVIVPIYAAEKYIANAVQSVLNQSYQDFEILLVDDGTPDASLKICEQFTDPRIKIIRQSNRGASAARNNGIRHAQGEYIAFLDADDTWVPEKLEKHINHLESSPDVGVSFSYCTFVDEAGKSLGLYNATEYKVITPGAILCRNPIANPSCLVTRREVLEEIKFQQEYNGTIEDCYFDESLRQSEDAECWLRICIKTNWNFAVIPELLATYRLHSVGNSANLLNTLESWEQLTEKVRLYAPEVIAEWENPAMAYTLRYLARKAVTMSDGSMAIKLSHKAIATHWQILLEEPRRTLVTLAAAYLLYLLPQRFYSQIKNLGLKFISANQRRRILKDQSRQKSQSVVGSSS from the coding sequence ATGAAAAAAGTTTCTGTAATTGTTCCAATTTATGCGGCAGAAAAATATATTGCCAACGCTGTGCAATCTGTTTTAAATCAGTCATATCAAGACTTTGAAATTCTTCTTGTCGATGATGGAACTCCTGACGCAAGTCTCAAAATTTGCGAACAATTTACAGACCCTCGTATCAAAATTATTCGCCAAAGCAATCGAGGGGCTTCAGCCGCTAGAAATAATGGAATTCGTCACGCTCAAGGAGAGTACATTGCGTTCTTAGATGCGGATGATACGTGGGTACCAGAAAAACTAGAAAAGCATATTAATCATTTAGAAAGCTCACCCGATGTAGGAGTGAGCTTTAGTTATTGCACTTTTGTTGATGAAGCTGGTAAATCACTAGGTCTCTACAATGCTACCGAATACAAAGTTATTACTCCAGGAGCGATCCTATGTCGCAATCCAATCGCGAATCCTTCATGTTTGGTAACTCGGCGTGAGGTACTCGAAGAAATTAAATTCCAGCAAGAATACAACGGTACTATCGAAGACTGCTACTTTGATGAAAGCTTGCGGCAATCAGAAGATGCTGAATGCTGGTTACGTATTTGTATAAAAACAAATTGGAACTTCGCAGTCATTCCCGAACTTTTAGCAACCTATAGACTGCATTCCGTAGGTAATTCAGCTAACTTATTAAATACATTAGAGTCGTGGGAGCAGTTGACCGAGAAGGTGCGACTTTATGCTCCAGAGGTTATAGCCGAGTGGGAAAACCCAGCAATGGCCTACACTTTACGGTATTTGGCGCGTAAAGCCGTGACCATGAGTGATGGGTCAATGGCAATCAAGTTGAGCCACAAAGCGATCGCGACACACTGGCAAATTCTCTTAGAGGAACCACGCCGTACACTCGTCACCTTAGCAGCAGCTTACTTACTTTATCTTTTACCGCAACGTTTTTACAGCCAGATCAAGAATCTAGGCTTAAAGTTCATTAGTGCAAATCAGCGACGCCGTATTCTTAAAGATCAGTCTCGACAAAAGTCGCAGTCAGTCGTCGGTTCTAGCTCTTGA
- a CDS encoding WecB/TagA/CpsF family glycosyltransferase, whose translation MRINICGVKIDQVTLDEVINLIVEHALVGTEPNYVVTPNAQHILLLQNDTHFSEIYAKAFLVVADGVPLVWASRLLGKPLPGRVNGTDLFERLCQVAAEKGLKVFLLGGRPQAAENAAKLLQQRHPNLNVVGTYCPPYGFETDPAELALINSKIKTAAPHLLFVGLGAPKQEYWMYQVHQELGVPVSIGIGGSFELVSGAVPRAPIWMQKSGLEWFFRLIAEPRRLWKRYILGNPHFVWLVFRQWLRQSLAEKTS comes from the coding sequence ATGAGAATAAATATCTGCGGGGTCAAAATTGATCAGGTGACGCTTGACGAAGTGATTAATTTAATTGTAGAGCATGCACTTGTCGGCACCGAACCAAACTATGTCGTCACACCCAACGCACAACATATCCTTTTGCTACAAAACGACACGCATTTTAGTGAAATCTACGCAAAAGCGTTTTTAGTGGTAGCAGATGGTGTACCGCTTGTTTGGGCATCTCGGCTGTTAGGAAAGCCATTACCTGGTCGTGTTAATGGTACCGACTTATTTGAACGACTTTGCCAAGTCGCCGCAGAAAAAGGATTAAAAGTCTTTCTGCTAGGCGGTCGCCCTCAAGCCGCAGAAAACGCTGCGAAACTGCTGCAACAAAGACACCCAAACCTTAATGTCGTAGGTACTTATTGTCCCCCATACGGTTTTGAGACAGATCCAGCAGAACTAGCATTAATCAATTCAAAAATTAAAACAGCAGCACCTCATTTGTTATTTGTCGGATTGGGAGCACCCAAACAAGAGTATTGGATGTATCAAGTGCATCAAGAACTAGGGGTTCCTGTTTCAATAGGTATAGGTGGAAGTTTTGAGTTGGTTTCTGGTGCAGTACCTAGAGCACCAATATGGATGCAAAAATCAGGTTTAGAGTGGTTTTTTCGCTTAATAGCTGAACCTCGTCGTCTTTGGAAACGCTATATTCTTGGCAATCCACATTTTGTCTGGTTAGTATTTAGGCAATGGCTTAGGCAATCGCTGGCAGAGAAAACTTCATAG
- a CDS encoding endo-1,4-beta-xylanase: protein MKGRRGLLLGLGATGLGAVAIAHHYKNQQNQFAKPLREERQQVRDFTVVGEATLQQRAANKGIIYGAAAQYKPLTTNTQFAQQFAQECAVLVPANELKWQALRPTPEQFDFSRSDWMAGFAQKHNMLFRGHTLVWYQALPKWFEEKVNRKNAEKILTEHINTVVQRYAGSIYSWDVVNEAIVPNRTKQGLRQTPWLKLLGEDYIEMAFRTAAAADPQALLVYNDNNLEYDNAKTETKRARVLKLLERLKSKGVPIHGLGIQSHLGASSRGFNAKRLRNFLKDVASLDLQILITEMDVAEKKLIEVENRDAIIAGVYYDYLSVVLDEPAVNTVITWGLSDRYTWLANFAPRQDGAPVRPLPLDAQLQRKLAWNAIASAFDQAPPRPVKQIHSKLSITN, encoded by the coding sequence ATGAAAGGAAGGCGTGGTTTACTGTTAGGTCTGGGAGCAACGGGTTTGGGTGCGGTTGCGATCGCCCATCACTACAAAAATCAACAGAATCAATTTGCCAAACCGCTGCGCGAAGAGCGCCAACAAGTAAGAGATTTTACTGTGGTTGGAGAAGCCACGTTACAACAACGTGCAGCTAACAAAGGAATTATTTATGGAGCAGCTGCGCAATATAAACCACTTACCACAAATACGCAGTTTGCTCAACAATTCGCGCAAGAGTGTGCTGTTTTAGTCCCTGCTAATGAATTAAAGTGGCAAGCGTTACGCCCAACACCAGAACAATTTGATTTTAGTCGTAGTGATTGGATGGCAGGATTTGCCCAGAAACACAATATGCTGTTTCGAGGGCATACTTTAGTTTGGTATCAGGCTTTACCTAAATGGTTTGAGGAGAAAGTCAATCGCAAAAATGCAGAGAAAATCCTAACAGAGCATATCAACACCGTCGTGCAGCGTTACGCTGGCAGTATATACTCTTGGGACGTTGTGAATGAAGCCATAGTTCCTAATCGAACAAAACAAGGACTGCGACAAACTCCTTGGCTAAAGTTGTTAGGAGAAGATTATATTGAAATGGCATTTCGGACAGCCGCCGCCGCTGATCCTCAAGCATTACTCGTATATAACGACAACAATTTAGAATACGATAACGCAAAAACAGAAACGAAAAGAGCGCGCGTTCTGAAACTTCTAGAGCGGCTGAAATCAAAAGGAGTTCCAATTCATGGGTTAGGGATTCAGTCGCATTTAGGTGCAAGTTCTCGTGGCTTCAATGCAAAGCGGCTCAGGAATTTCCTCAAAGACGTTGCTAGTCTGGATCTGCAAATTTTGATTACCGAAATGGATGTCGCAGAGAAAAAATTGATTGAGGTAGAGAATCGCGATGCAATTATAGCCGGAGTTTATTATGACTACTTGTCAGTTGTCTTAGACGAGCCTGCGGTTAATACGGTGATCACCTGGGGACTTAGCGATCGCTATACGTGGCTAGCTAATTTTGCTCCACGTCAAGATGGCGCTCCTGTACGTCCCCTACCACTTGATGCTCAACTACAGCGTAAGTTAGCGTGGAATGCGATCGCCTCAGCTTTTGATCAAGCTCCACCACGTCCAGTTAAGCAGATTCATTCAAAACTCAGCATAACTAACTAG
- a CDS encoding nitrous oxide reductase family maturation protein NosD: MMNSQCNKLFSLFLLTKLTLAALVTTSFVVPQTATAAALNIKRTNYGIPSGAFFVSPNGQSGNSGRSARSPWPVSKAIASAPSGATIVFRGGQYRNVRIPLNKRLTLQAYPNEQPWLKGSNVVTGWVREGNIWRKDNWNYSFRPNQHSRDIDPKFPMAGYRDMVFINGVALKQVGNKSRVGPGTFYVDARNNKLYVGTNPGGKTVEATVQTEGIIAWNSSSAGSVVRGLGLAHYADQALKIGAGGVTVENTTMAWNGVDGVAVQAPDVKLRGNIISHNGRRGVGGSYAHRLVLENNVISNNNVENFSTSWGASGVKLIWTNGAVMRGNTVANNKSMGLWADASSSNITFVNNVVRNNIIGIYFEISHNAIIASNVAHNNSTAGIMILNASAARIYNNTLARNRANLLVQETSRNNTKSNEISKGITWITRNTIVKNNIFWNSSGTMFYAPGCAVKQASRLMIPATNTNAYYRRSANRPVNFIWGLSGNQCSQTFSSLASFRSATGLESNSLDVVNSSDPFFVNASANDFRLKSGSPAIGRGEPLPNDIANAIGVSAGRKVNLGALR; encoded by the coding sequence ATGATGAACAGTCAATGCAACAAACTCTTTTCTTTATTCTTACTAACCAAACTTACATTAGCAGCGTTAGTAACAACTTCATTTGTTGTACCGCAGACCGCAACCGCCGCTGCCCTCAATATTAAAAGAACAAACTACGGTATTCCGAGTGGAGCGTTTTTTGTATCACCGAACGGTCAATCGGGTAACTCAGGGCGGTCAGCAAGGTCACCGTGGCCTGTCAGTAAAGCGATCGCCTCGGCACCCAGTGGCGCAACCATCGTCTTTCGCGGTGGACAATACCGCAATGTTCGCATTCCCCTCAACAAACGCCTGACACTACAAGCCTACCCCAACGAGCAACCCTGGCTCAAAGGTAGCAATGTTGTTACTGGTTGGGTAAGAGAAGGTAACATTTGGCGCAAAGACAATTGGAACTACTCATTTCGACCAAATCAACATTCACGTGACATTGACCCGAAATTCCCCATGGCAGGTTATCGCGATATGGTTTTCATCAACGGTGTTGCGCTCAAACAAGTTGGGAATAAAAGTCGAGTTGGACCAGGGACATTCTATGTGGATGCACGCAACAATAAACTGTATGTCGGCACGAACCCTGGGGGCAAAACTGTCGAAGCTACCGTGCAAACTGAAGGCATCATCGCCTGGAATAGTTCATCGGCGGGTTCGGTGGTGCGCGGACTCGGCTTAGCACATTATGCAGATCAAGCGCTCAAGATTGGTGCTGGGGGTGTCACGGTCGAAAACACAACGATGGCATGGAATGGCGTGGATGGTGTCGCGGTTCAAGCACCCGATGTCAAACTGCGCGGTAACATCATCAGCCACAACGGTCGTCGGGGAGTTGGTGGCTCGTATGCGCATCGTTTAGTGTTGGAAAACAATGTGATTAGCAACAACAATGTTGAGAACTTCTCAACTTCTTGGGGTGCTAGCGGTGTCAAACTGATTTGGACAAATGGCGCGGTGATGCGTGGCAATACTGTCGCGAATAACAAATCAATGGGGCTGTGGGCAGATGCGTCAAGTAGCAACATCACATTTGTCAATAACGTCGTACGCAACAATATTATTGGCATTTACTTTGAGATTTCACACAACGCGATTATTGCCTCGAACGTCGCTCACAACAACAGCACCGCCGGAATTATGATTCTCAACGCTTCGGCAGCACGCATTTACAACAACACACTCGCACGCAACCGCGCTAACCTCTTAGTGCAAGAAACCTCACGTAACAATACCAAATCTAACGAAATATCCAAAGGGATTACTTGGATTACACGCAATACGATTGTCAAAAACAACATCTTTTGGAATTCAAGTGGTACGATGTTTTATGCTCCAGGCTGTGCAGTCAAGCAAGCGTCACGGCTAATGATTCCAGCAACGAACACGAACGCTTACTATCGACGCTCTGCTAATCGCCCTGTTAATTTCATATGGGGACTCAGTGGCAACCAATGTTCGCAAACGTTTAGTTCATTGGCAAGTTTTAGATCCGCCACGGGTTTAGAATCGAACAGTCTTGATGTTGTTAACTCCAGCGATCCATTTTTTGTGAATGCTAGTGCCAATGACTTTCGGCTCAAATCAGGTAGTCCAGCGATTGGACGCGGCGAGCCGCTGCCTAATGATATTGCTAATGCGATCGGTGTCTCTGCTGGTAGAAAAGTCAATCTTGGTGCGTTGCGATAA
- a CDS encoding sulfotransferase domain-containing protein, translated as MNMPNFLIIGAAKAGTTALYSYINQHPQVFMSSEKEPHFFAFDEGEKVNFTGTAGEQEWLNRNAITDINLYQQQFRGADKAIAIGEASALYLYIPKAAERIYHYIPKAKLIAILRNPVERAYSGFIFQKRDGLEPNTDFAQALKQEEWRMKNNWVPIYYYQDMGFYYQQLQRYFNLFPQEQIKIYLYDDFISNPSQLVQDAFRFLGVDDTFRPNTSARHNVSGIPKSKALHSFLRAENHPIKTILKPLIPKTLRRNVMRNLHNKNLEKAPPLAQDIRKQLIEVYREDILKLQELLQKDLTKWLE; from the coding sequence ATGAATATGCCGAATTTTTTAATCATCGGTGCAGCTAAGGCAGGTACAACCGCACTCTACAGTTATATTAATCAGCACCCTCAAGTTTTTATGAGTTCTGAAAAAGAACCACATTTTTTTGCTTTTGATGAGGGTGAAAAGGTTAATTTTACAGGTACCGCAGGCGAACAAGAATGGTTGAACCGTAACGCTATTACAGACATTAATCTTTATCAGCAGCAATTTCGCGGTGCTGATAAAGCGATCGCCATTGGCGAAGCCTCTGCTTTGTACCTATATATTCCCAAAGCAGCTGAGCGAATTTACCACTATATACCAAAAGCAAAGCTCATTGCTATTTTACGTAACCCTGTTGAACGAGCATATTCGGGATTCATCTTTCAAAAGCGAGATGGACTCGAACCAAACACAGATTTTGCCCAAGCCCTCAAACAAGAAGAATGGCGCATGAAAAATAACTGGGTGCCAATCTACTATTATCAAGATATGGGTTTTTACTATCAACAACTTCAGCGCTATTTCAACCTATTTCCTCAAGAACAAATTAAGATTTATCTTTATGATGATTTTATTTCAAACCCTTCGCAATTAGTGCAAGATGCTTTTCGATTTCTCGGGGTTGATGATACATTTAGACCCAACACTTCCGCTAGACATAATGTTTCAGGAATTCCTAAAAGTAAAGCTTTGCATAGCTTTCTTAGAGCAGAAAATCATCCGATTAAAACTATCTTAAAACCTCTCATACCTAAAACACTACGTCGCAATGTTATGCGCAATTTGCATAACAAGAATTTAGAAAAAGCACCTCCACTTGCACAAGATATCCGCAAACAACTCATTGAAGTATACAGAGAAGATATTTTAAAATTACAAGAACTTCTGCAAAAAGACTTGACAAAGTGGTTAGAATGA
- a CDS encoding glycosyltransferase — translation MPSEKPTVLIYRDWLLPPSETFVLAQAEALERFTPYYIGSRLIKEGLRTPQQRTLLLNECTPIGWAREASFKILGYAPTLITPAKKLNPLLIHAHFGIGGSLALPLKRALQVPMIVTYHGYEEMIADEIAQKSYFSYRQYMQRREILKQEVRLFLTVSQQSKEHLLQQGFPPDKILVHYTGIDTEVFQPDLSVQRELVVLFVARLVEKKGCEYLIRAMSKVQDMHPEIELVIIGDGKLRSSLEELAKSSLQKYRFLGVQPPDVVKAWMNRAKIFCVPSITATSGEAEGFGMVFAEAQAMGLPVVSFASGAIPEAVAHGEVGFLAAERNWEELAHYILSLVEDEQLWHRFSTYGPQRVRSLFDVQKQARLLENIYEQVISDRQNKVIDQTSSLSC, via the coding sequence ATGCCTAGCGAAAAGCCGACTGTGCTGATTTACCGAGATTGGTTGTTACCGCCTTCAGAGACGTTTGTTTTGGCACAAGCTGAAGCTTTAGAACGTTTTACTCCGTACTACATAGGCTCGCGCTTAATCAAAGAAGGTTTACGTACCCCCCAGCAAAGAACCTTGCTTTTGAATGAATGCACTCCAATTGGTTGGGCGCGGGAAGCAAGCTTCAAAATACTTGGTTATGCTCCTACACTTATTACTCCTGCTAAAAAATTAAATCCATTACTTATTCATGCCCATTTTGGTATCGGTGGAAGCTTAGCGTTACCACTCAAACGTGCTTTACAGGTTCCGATGATTGTCACTTATCACGGGTATGAAGAAATGATTGCGGACGAAATCGCGCAAAAATCATATTTTAGTTATCGGCAATATATGCAACGTAGAGAAATCTTGAAGCAGGAGGTTCGTCTCTTTTTAACTGTATCGCAGCAATCAAAAGAACATCTCTTACAACAAGGATTTCCACCAGATAAGATCCTCGTCCATTACACTGGTATCGATACGGAGGTATTTCAACCTGACCTTTCTGTTCAGCGCGAGCTTGTTGTTTTATTTGTCGCTCGTTTGGTGGAAAAAAAAGGTTGTGAATACTTAATTCGTGCTATGAGCAAAGTTCAGGATATGCATCCTGAGATCGAGTTAGTCATCATTGGCGATGGAAAACTGCGTTCTTCGCTAGAAGAACTTGCTAAAAGCAGCTTGCAAAAGTATCGTTTTCTCGGCGTGCAACCACCAGATGTTGTTAAAGCTTGGATGAACCGAGCTAAAATATTTTGCGTTCCCAGTATTACCGCCACGTCAGGCGAAGCTGAGGGATTTGGCATGGTATTTGCTGAAGCCCAAGCAATGGGACTTCCTGTCGTTAGTTTTGCTAGTGGTGCTATTCCTGAAGCCGTAGCGCATGGTGAAGTTGGGTTTCTTGCCGCAGAACGTAATTGGGAAGAACTTGCGCATTATATTTTATCACTTGTAGAAGACGAGCAATTATGGCATCGTTTCAGTACATATGGACCGCAGCGCGTACGCAGTTTATTTGATGTACAAAAGCAAGCACGTTTACTAGAGAACATTTATGAACAAGTGATAAGCGATCGCCAAAACAAAGTTATCGACCAAACAAGCTCACTTTCTTGTTAG